One Candidatus Binatia bacterium genomic window carries:
- a CDS encoding IS481 family transposase codes for FGIPRSLFYVWRGKYRARGRAGLTRQKAVGAVYPTAIAPEVVEKVLHLRRTYHLGPIRIVWYMERSHGIRISDASVYRICRRHGMNRLPGRVGRRAIHTHRYEKQVPGHHVQVDVTFLTLKRKRGKPVRRFQYTAIDDATRIRGLKVYTRHTQQNAIDFMDYVVEKFPFRINMVRTDRGHEFQALFHWHLADRGIEHAYIKPRTPQLNGKVERSHRTDKQEFYQLLTYKDDVDLEAKLEQWENFYNDHRPHGAFRGGTPYEALREKLRSNRSKVSHAT; via the coding sequence ACTTCGGAATTCCTCGTTCTCTGTTCTACGTCTGGCGCGGGAAGTACCGGGCTCGAGGCCGAGCGGGGCTCACACGACAGAAAGCAGTCGGCGCTGTCTATCCGACAGCGATCGCGCCAGAGGTCGTCGAGAAGGTCCTTCATCTGCGCCGCACATACCACCTCGGGCCCATTCGAATCGTCTGGTACATGGAGCGCTCTCACGGCATTCGGATCTCTGATGCGAGCGTCTACCGCATCTGTCGGCGCCACGGGATGAATCGCCTCCCCGGCCGAGTCGGGCGACGCGCGATTCATACCCATCGCTACGAAAAGCAGGTGCCGGGCCATCATGTGCAGGTGGACGTTACGTTTTTGACCCTGAAGAGAAAGCGGGGGAAGCCTGTCAGGCGCTTCCAATACACCGCGATCGACGACGCGACCCGCATTCGTGGGCTCAAGGTCTACACCCGCCACACCCAGCAGAACGCGATCGACTTCATGGACTACGTCGTCGAGAAGTTTCCGTTTCGCATCAACATGGTGCGCACCGACCGCGGGCATGAATTCCAGGCACTGTTTCACTGGCACCTGGCCGATCGCGGAATTGAGCACGCCTACATCAAGCCACGCACGCCGCAGCTCAACGGCAAGGTCGAGCGCTCACACCGAACCGACAAGCAGGAATTCTATCAGCTGCTCACGTACAAAGACGATGTCGATCTCGAAGCCAAACTCGAGCAGTGGGAGAACTTCTACAACGACCACCGTCCGCACGGCGCGTTTCGCGGCGGAACGCCGTACGAAGCGCTTCGAGAGAAGCTACGCAGCAACAGATCGAAGGTGTCTCACGCTACTTGA